In the genome of Vibrio sp. NTOU-M3, one region contains:
- a CDS encoding OmpH family outer membrane protein: protein MNKMIKAAGVSLAVLTSSFFANAAEAAQKIGYVNTAQVFQALPQREVVLQKMRNEFKDKEAELKSIQAQAKTKLEKLKRDGELLSSDQVEKLRIEIASLDSKYKVKAQAFQQASARREAEEKQKLFKVIQDAVSKVAKKEGYDVVVDIQAVAFAKPEYNISEKVIKQVK, encoded by the coding sequence TTGAATAAAATGATCAAAGCGGCTGGTGTAAGCCTTGCAGTTCTAACGTCTTCTTTCTTCGCCAATGCTGCTGAAGCTGCTCAAAAAATCGGTTATGTGAATACAGCTCAGGTTTTTCAGGCGCTTCCTCAACGTGAAGTTGTTCTTCAAAAAATGCGAAATGAGTTTAAAGACAAAGAAGCTGAGTTGAAGTCAATTCAAGCGCAAGCAAAAACTAAGCTTGAGAAACTAAAACGTGATGGTGAGCTACTATCTTCAGATCAGGTTGAAAAGCTGCGTATTGAAATTGCCTCTTTAGACAGCAAATACAAAGTAAAAGCTCAAGCTTTCCAACAAGCTTCTGCGCGTCGTGAAGCGGAAGAGAAACAAAAGTTATTTAAAGTGATTCAAGACGCAGTTTCTAAAGTCGCGAAAAAAGAAGGTTATGATGTTGTTGTTGATATTCAGGCTGTAGCGTTTGCGAAACCAGAATACAACATCTCAGAGAAAGTAATTAAACAAGTAAAATAA
- the lpxD gene encoding UDP-3-O-(3-hydroxymyristoyl)glucosamine N-acyltransferase, with protein sequence MAVLTLAELAQITGGALHGDENASVTMVAPMDKAQEGHVTFLSNPKYAKHLADCQATVVMVKDAHKALCAGNVLVVDDPYVAFAKVTQALDSTPAPASGIAPSAVIAEDVNIGERVSIGANAVIESGATLDDDAVIGAGCFVGKNAKIGRNSKLWSNVSVYHNVEIGTDCLVQANTVIGADGFGYANEKGEWIKIPQLGSVKIGNRVEIGSSTTIDRGALDDTVIEDNVILDNQLQIAHNVHIGYGTAIAGGTVIAGSTTIGKYCIIGGATVINGHIEIADGVTITGMGMVMRSISEKGMYSSGIPLQPNKEWRKTAARVHRIDEMNKRLKAVEKQLEQKGES encoded by the coding sequence ATGGCAGTACTGACTTTAGCCGAATTGGCACAAATTACTGGGGGAGCATTACATGGTGACGAGAACGCTAGCGTCACCATGGTTGCACCGATGGATAAAGCTCAAGAAGGTCACGTAACCTTCTTGTCTAACCCGAAATACGCTAAACACCTTGCTGATTGCCAGGCAACGGTTGTCATGGTGAAAGATGCACACAAAGCGTTATGTGCAGGTAATGTATTAGTTGTTGATGATCCATACGTTGCTTTTGCTAAAGTAACTCAAGCGTTAGATTCGACGCCGGCACCTGCATCTGGTATCGCACCTTCTGCTGTGATAGCAGAGGATGTGAATATCGGGGAACGTGTATCAATCGGTGCAAATGCGGTGATTGAATCGGGTGCCACACTAGATGATGATGCAGTGATCGGTGCTGGGTGTTTTGTTGGCAAAAACGCAAAGATTGGTCGCAATAGTAAGTTGTGGTCTAACGTTAGTGTTTATCATAATGTTGAAATCGGCACTGACTGTCTGGTTCAGGCAAATACGGTGATTGGTGCTGATGGTTTTGGTTATGCGAATGAGAAGGGCGAATGGATTAAAATTCCTCAGCTTGGCTCGGTGAAAATTGGCAATCGAGTTGAGATTGGCTCTAGCACAACCATTGACCGTGGCGCGTTAGATGACACGGTGATTGAAGATAATGTTATCCTCGATAACCAATTGCAGATAGCCCACAATGTGCACATCGGATATGGTACAGCGATAGCTGGTGGTACAGTAATCGCTGGCAGTACTACGATTGGTAAGTATTGCATTATTGGTGGTGCTACTGTAATTAACGGCCATATTGAAATTGCAGATGGAGTAACCATTACCGGAATGGGAATGGTGATGCGTAGCATTTCAGAAAAAGGAATGTACTCTTCAGGTATACCTTTGCAGCCCAATAAAGAGTGGCGTAAAACAGCTGCTCGTGTTCATCGTATTGATGAGATGAACAAACGCCTGAAAGCTGTTGAGAAGCAGTTAGAGCAGAAAGGTGAATCTTGA
- the fabZ gene encoding 3-hydroxyacyl-ACP dehydratase FabZ, with protein MTTEKKTMNITEIQELLPHRYPFLLIDRVTDFQEEKYLTAIKNVSVNEPQFTGHFPQLPVFPGVLILEAMAQATGLLAFKSFGAPQGNELYYFASVDNAKFRKPVTPGDQLVIEVEFLKERRGIAAFNGVAKVDGEVVCSAELKCARREF; from the coding sequence TTGACTACTGAAAAGAAAACGATGAATATCACTGAAATTCAGGAACTTCTTCCTCATCGCTACCCTTTTTTGCTAATTGATCGCGTTACCGATTTTCAAGAAGAGAAATACCTAACTGCGATTAAAAACGTCTCTGTAAATGAGCCTCAGTTCACAGGTCATTTCCCTCAGCTTCCGGTATTTCCTGGCGTACTTATTCTTGAAGCCATGGCTCAAGCGACAGGCCTACTGGCGTTTAAATCTTTTGGTGCTCCTCAAGGTAATGAGCTTTACTACTTTGCAAGTGTTGATAATGCGAAGTTTCGTAAGCCAGTAACTCCAGGTGACCAATTGGTCATTGAAGTTGAGTTTCTAAAAGAGCGCCGTGGTATTGCTGCATTCAATGGCGTGGCGAAAGTAGATGGTGAAGTAGTTTGTTCTGCTGAACTAAAATGTGCTCGTCGAGAGTTTTAA